In Helianthus annuus cultivar XRQ/B chromosome 8, HanXRQr2.0-SUNRISE, whole genome shotgun sequence, a single genomic region encodes these proteins:
- the LOC118481306 gene encoding uncharacterized protein LOC118481306 encodes MSSAGKASKSASKFSVTDLDNVRSTKKKLPASPTASIPKAPSKGRGGKKRKASEAEDLQGLPLSATNSLSTSTINLLRWGMLRSRTGRLLTSNKLHCSRILRLLTSKKTSKVPKMRRPRC; translated from the exons atgtcaa gtgctggaaaagcttcaaaatctgcctccaagttcagcgTGACCGATCTGGATAACGTGCGATCCACCAAGAAAAAGcttcctgctagcccaactgcttcgatccccaaggcaccctccaaaggaaggggaggcaagaaaagaaaagcctctgaagctgaggatctgcaaggtctgccTCTATCCGCCACCAATTCCTTGAGTACTTCAAcgat aaatttgctgaggtgGGGAATGTTGAGGAGCAGGAcaggaagattgctgacctccaacaagttgcactgctcaaggatcttaagattgctgacctccaaaaAGACCTCCAAAGTGCCAAAAATGAGACGGCCAAGGTGCTAA